A single genomic interval of Nonomuraea rubra harbors:
- a CDS encoding response regulator transcription factor, producing MGDVLGKVLVVDDDEVIRQLIAVNLNLEGFEVVTATDGQDCLERVLDVMPDVITLDVMMPFLDGWTTAQRLRAEEATSHIKVVLITARAQDDDKVRGRGIGVDAYLTKPFDPAELIQVVRDLAAGREVEL from the coding sequence GTGGGCGACGTTCTTGGGAAAGTACTGGTCGTAGACGATGACGAGGTCATCCGGCAGCTCATCGCGGTCAACCTGAACCTGGAGGGGTTCGAGGTCGTGACCGCCACGGATGGGCAGGACTGTCTGGAGCGGGTGCTCGACGTCATGCCCGATGTCATCACGCTTGATGTGATGATGCCGTTCCTGGACGGGTGGACGACGGCGCAGCGGTTGCGGGCGGAGGAGGCCACCAGTCACATCAAGGTGGTGCTGATCACGGCGAGGGCTCAGGACGACGACAAGGTGCGGGGGCGTGGGATCGGGGTGGATGCGTATCTCACCAAGCCGTTCGATCCTGCGGAGTTGATTCAGGTCGTGCGGGATCTGGCGGCCGGGCGTGAGGTTGAGCTCTGA
- a CDS encoding AIM24 family protein, producing the protein MRSSIFQNLDPQQLPPGFALENRKMLRVQLPQEVLAKQGSMVAFQGQMDFDYEGSGGLGKLFKKAMTGEGASLMRVRGEGLLYLADNADDIHLFYLENEGITVNGRNLLAFQPQLTWDIQRVQGAGVAAGGLFNTTITGTGWVAVTTHGTPVLLDVARMPTFADGQSAVCWSAGLQVGVNRTMKVGALIGRGSGEAMQLAFRGQGFVLVQASEGVPVVQASR; encoded by the coding sequence GTGCGTAGCTCGATTTTTCAGAATCTGGATCCCCAGCAGTTGCCTCCGGGGTTCGCGCTCGAGAACCGCAAGATGTTGCGGGTCCAGTTGCCGCAAGAGGTGCTGGCCAAGCAGGGGTCCATGGTCGCCTTCCAGGGGCAGATGGACTTCGACTACGAGGGCTCGGGCGGGCTGGGGAAGCTGTTCAAGAAGGCCATGACGGGCGAGGGTGCCTCGCTGATGCGGGTACGCGGTGAGGGCCTGCTCTACCTGGCCGACAACGCCGACGACATCCACCTGTTCTACCTGGAGAACGAGGGGATCACGGTCAACGGGCGCAACCTGCTGGCCTTCCAGCCGCAGCTCACCTGGGACATCCAGCGGGTTCAGGGGGCCGGGGTGGCGGCCGGCGGGCTGTTCAACACCACGATCACGGGCACGGGGTGGGTGGCGGTGACCACGCATGGCACGCCGGTGTTGCTGGACGTGGCGCGGATGCCGACGTTCGCGGACGGGCAGTCGGCCGTGTGCTGGAGTGCGGGGCTGCAGGTGGGAGTCAACCGGACGATGAAGGTGGGGGCGCTGATCGGGCGGGGAAGCGGGGAGGCCATGCAGCTGGCGTTCAGGGGGCAGGGGTTCGTGCTGGTGCAGGCCAGTGAAGGGGTTCCGGTGGTGCAGGCCTCCCGCTGA
- a CDS encoding ArsR/SmtB family transcription factor, with protein sequence MLDVDLVKALANDKRLLILEWLREPERHFPPQRDGDLVRDGVCSLFIAEKLGVSQPTCGEHLKVLAKVGLIRGRKIKQWVFYQRDEGRIAAAKELLSSDW encoded by the coding sequence GTGCTGGACGTCGACCTGGTCAAGGCGCTGGCCAATGACAAGAGGCTGCTGATCCTGGAGTGGTTGCGCGAGCCCGAGCGGCACTTCCCGCCGCAGCGCGACGGCGATCTCGTACGTGACGGCGTGTGCTCGCTGTTCATCGCCGAGAAGCTGGGGGTGAGCCAGCCGACCTGCGGCGAGCATCTCAAGGTGCTCGCCAAGGTGGGCCTGATCCGCGGCCGGAAGATCAAACAGTGGGTGTTCTACCAGCGGGACGAGGGCCGGATCGCCGCGGCGAAGGAGTTGTTGAGCAGTGACTGGTGA
- a CDS encoding YbaK/prolyl-tRNA synthetase associated domain-containing protein: protein MTGEPYAAYERLIADLDAAGARYRLIDHAPEGRTELVSALRGHDVSQAAKCLIVMVKIGKKQTRHVLAVVPGDARLDLQAVKALLGGTYVAFAGTEKAEELAGSVSGTVLPFSYDPRLELVADPSLLDQPELYFNAARLDRSLALATDDYVRLAAPRLAPITSNETAVMSEEAAGEAAVTSR, encoded by the coding sequence GTGACTGGTGAGCCGTACGCCGCCTACGAGCGCCTGATCGCCGACCTGGACGCCGCGGGAGCACGTTACCGGCTGATCGACCACGCGCCCGAGGGGCGGACCGAGCTGGTCAGCGCGCTGCGCGGGCACGACGTCTCGCAGGCCGCCAAGTGCCTGATCGTGATGGTGAAGATCGGCAAGAAGCAGACCCGGCACGTGCTGGCCGTCGTGCCCGGCGACGCGCGGCTCGATCTGCAGGCCGTCAAGGCGCTGCTGGGCGGCACGTACGTGGCCTTCGCCGGCACCGAGAAGGCCGAGGAGCTGGCGGGCAGCGTGAGCGGGACCGTGCTGCCGTTCAGCTACGACCCCCGGCTCGAGCTGGTCGCGGATCCTTCCCTGCTGGACCAGCCCGAGCTGTACTTCAACGCCGCCAGGCTCGACCGCTCCCTGGCGCTGGCCACCGACGACTACGTACGGCTGGCGGCTCCCCGGCTGGCACCTATCACGAGCAACGAGACCGCCGTAATGAGCGAAGAAGCCGCCGGCGAGGCCGCCGTTACGAGCAGGTAG
- a CDS encoding cellulose binding domain-containing protein: MRSKTGSVLAALAALAAAVLIATALSATTTATASAAPIRIMPLGDSITGSPGCWRALLWNRLQSAGHTNVDFVGTLPPQGCGVAHDGDNEGHGGYLATNVAGQNLLPGWLSATQPDIVLMHFGTNDVWSNIAPATILGAFTTLVNQMRSSNPNMKILVAKIIPMNPSTCGECAQRTVNFNNAIPAWAAATTTPQSPIIVVDQWTGFSTGTDTYDGVHPNASGDQKMSDKWYPALVDAMAGGGTATPTVTTTTPPPGGCTATYKVTGQWHGGFQGEVTVRNTGTTSRSAWAVAWTFAGGQQITQLWGGTLSASGSSVTVRNTSWNGLLTPGASTTFGFLGSWNGTNPAPAPTCS; the protein is encoded by the coding sequence ATGCGCAGCAAGACCGGCTCCGTGCTGGCCGCGCTGGCGGCCCTGGCCGCCGCGGTGTTGATCGCCACCGCGTTATCCGCCACCACCACGGCCACGGCCAGCGCCGCCCCCATCAGGATCATGCCCCTGGGCGACTCGATCACCGGATCCCCCGGCTGCTGGCGGGCCCTGCTCTGGAACCGCCTGCAGAGCGCCGGCCACACGAACGTCGACTTCGTCGGCACCCTCCCGCCGCAGGGCTGCGGGGTGGCCCACGACGGCGACAACGAGGGACACGGCGGCTACCTCGCCACCAACGTCGCCGGCCAGAACCTGCTGCCCGGCTGGCTCTCCGCCACCCAGCCCGACATCGTGCTCATGCACTTCGGCACCAACGACGTCTGGAGCAACATCGCGCCCGCGACGATCCTCGGCGCCTTCACCACGCTGGTGAACCAGATGCGCTCCAGCAACCCGAACATGAAGATCCTCGTCGCCAAGATCATCCCGATGAACCCGTCCACCTGCGGCGAATGCGCCCAGCGCACCGTGAACTTCAACAACGCCATCCCCGCCTGGGCCGCCGCGACCACCACCCCGCAGTCGCCGATCATCGTGGTGGACCAGTGGACGGGGTTCAGCACGGGCACCGACACCTACGACGGGGTGCACCCTAACGCGTCGGGTGACCAGAAGATGTCCGACAAGTGGTACCCGGCGCTGGTGGACGCGATGGCCGGCGGCGGCACCGCCACCCCCACCGTCACCACCACCACGCCTCCGCCTGGTGGATGCACGGCCACCTACAAGGTCACCGGGCAGTGGCATGGCGGCTTCCAGGGCGAGGTCACCGTCAGGAACACCGGGACCACGTCCCGGTCCGCCTGGGCGGTGGCCTGGACGTTCGCCGGCGGTCAGCAGATCACCCAGCTCTGGGGCGGGACGCTGAGCGCGAGCGGGTCCTCGGTGACCGTGCGCAACACCTCGTGGAACGGCCTGCTCACGCCGGGGGCCTCGACCACGTTCGGCTTCCTCGGCTCCTGGAACGGCACCAACCCCGCCCCCGCACCTACCTGCTCGTAA
- a CDS encoding universal stress protein: protein MIVVGVDGSRTGLEAAGWAAAEAELRQEPLTVAHAVPRWVCEGAVHYAEVAQWMRDGAETVLSAACDRARRVWPQVRMEGVLLPGDPRSALIKASEGAELLVVGSRGIGGVRGLLIGSVAYGTAAHARTDVVLIHEPPASPRGEIVAGADGSPGAARALGFAFAEAELRGARLRAVRAWAWPHPGGFEPASREREQDTLRSLKESLAPHRERHPGVHVIAEVVHGHPVEVLKETSARADLLVVGTRGHGQLAGMLIGSISQALLHHAPCPLAVVRG from the coding sequence ATGATCGTCGTAGGAGTGGACGGCTCCCGTACCGGGCTGGAGGCCGCCGGCTGGGCCGCCGCCGAGGCCGAGCTGCGGCAGGAGCCGCTGACCGTGGCGCACGCCGTGCCGAGGTGGGTGTGCGAGGGCGCCGTCCACTACGCCGAGGTGGCCCAGTGGATGCGCGACGGCGCCGAGACCGTGCTCAGCGCCGCCTGCGACCGCGCGCGCCGCGTGTGGCCGCAGGTGCGCATGGAGGGCGTGCTGCTGCCGGGCGACCCCCGCTCGGCGCTGATCAAGGCGTCCGAGGGGGCCGAGCTGCTGGTCGTGGGCAGCCGGGGGATCGGCGGGGTGCGGGGGCTGCTGATCGGATCGGTCGCGTACGGGACGGCCGCGCACGCCCGTACGGACGTCGTCCTGATCCACGAGCCGCCCGCGTCCCCGCGCGGTGAGATCGTGGCCGGGGCCGACGGCTCACCGGGCGCCGCGCGGGCGCTCGGGTTCGCCTTCGCCGAGGCCGAGCTGCGCGGCGCGCGGCTGCGTGCCGTACGGGCCTGGGCCTGGCCCCATCCCGGCGGCTTCGAGCCGGCCTCCCGCGAGCGCGAGCAGGACACCCTGCGTTCGCTGAAGGAGTCGCTGGCCCCGCACCGGGAGCGGCATCCGGGCGTGCACGTGATCGCGGAGGTCGTGCACGGGCATCCGGTGGAGGTGCTGAAGGAGACCTCCGCCCGCGCCGACCTGCTGGTGGTGGGTACGCGGGGGCACGGGCAGCTCGCCGGGATGCTCATCGGCTCGATCAGCCAGGCCCTCCTGCACCACGCGCCGTGCCCGCTGGCCGTGGTACGCGGCTGA
- the thiC gene encoding phosphomethylpyrimidine synthase ThiC, which produces MSSARFSKVYSGELRVPMRQVHLSNGSSVTLYDTSGPYTDPAYEPDLRRGLPHLRAGWIRERAAAGQPVTQVGCARRGLVTREMEFVAVREGVTPEFVRQEVAAGRAIIPANVNHPESEPMIIGRNFLVKINANIGNSAVTSSIEEEVEKMTWATRWGADTIMDLSTGADIHETREWILRNSPVPVGTVPIYQALEKVKGRPELLSWEVYRDTLIEQCEQGVDYVTVHAGVRLAHVPLTAGRKTGIVSRGGSIMAAWCLAHHRESFLYENFAEMCEILARYDVSYSLGDGLRPGSIADANDEAQFAELRTLGELTGTAREHDVQVMIEGPGHVPMHKIKENVDLQRELCDDSPFYTLGPLVTDIAPGYDHITSGIGAAMIGWYGTAMLCYVTPKEHLGLPDKDDVKTGVITYKIAAHAADLAKGHPQAQAWDDALSDARFEFRWEDQFDLSLDPETARSFHDETLPAAPAKTAHFCSMCGPKFCSMRISHEIRDAGYAEKAAEFRRLGGNLYVD; this is translated from the coding sequence ATGAGTAGCGCGCGCTTTTCCAAGGTCTACAGCGGTGAGCTGCGGGTGCCGATGCGCCAGGTGCACCTGTCGAACGGCTCGTCGGTGACGCTGTACGACACCTCTGGCCCGTACACCGACCCCGCCTACGAGCCGGACCTGCGGCGGGGCCTGCCGCACCTGCGCGCCGGGTGGATCCGCGAGCGCGCGGCGGCGGGGCAGCCGGTCACGCAGGTCGGGTGCGCCCGGCGCGGGCTGGTGACCAGGGAGATGGAGTTCGTGGCCGTGCGCGAGGGCGTCACCCCCGAGTTCGTACGTCAGGAGGTCGCCGCCGGCCGGGCCATCATCCCCGCGAACGTCAATCACCCCGAGTCCGAGCCGATGATCATCGGCCGCAACTTCCTCGTGAAGATCAACGCCAACATCGGCAACTCCGCCGTCACCTCCTCCATCGAGGAGGAGGTCGAGAAGATGACCTGGGCCACGCGCTGGGGCGCCGACACGATCATGGACCTGTCCACCGGTGCCGACATCCACGAGACCCGCGAGTGGATCCTGCGCAACTCCCCCGTCCCGGTCGGCACCGTCCCCATCTACCAGGCGCTGGAGAAGGTCAAGGGCCGGCCGGAGCTGCTGTCGTGGGAGGTCTACCGCGACACGCTGATCGAGCAGTGCGAGCAGGGCGTCGACTACGTGACCGTGCACGCGGGGGTACGGCTGGCGCACGTGCCGCTGACCGCGGGGCGCAAGACCGGCATCGTCTCGCGCGGCGGCTCGATCATGGCGGCCTGGTGCCTGGCGCACCACCGCGAGAGCTTCCTGTACGAGAACTTCGCCGAGATGTGCGAGATCCTGGCCCGCTACGACGTGTCGTACTCGCTGGGCGACGGCCTGCGCCCCGGCTCGATCGCGGACGCCAACGACGAGGCCCAGTTCGCCGAGCTGCGCACGCTGGGCGAGCTGACGGGGACCGCCCGCGAGCACGACGTCCAGGTGATGATCGAGGGGCCCGGCCACGTGCCCATGCACAAGATCAAGGAGAACGTCGACCTGCAGCGCGAGCTCTGCGACGACTCCCCCTTCTACACGCTCGGCCCGCTCGTGACGGACATCGCCCCCGGCTACGACCACATCACCTCGGGCATCGGCGCCGCCATGATCGGCTGGTACGGCACGGCCATGCTCTGCTACGTCACCCCCAAGGAGCACCTCGGCCTGCCCGACAAGGACGACGTCAAAACCGGGGTGATCACGTACAAGATCGCCGCGCACGCCGCGGACCTGGCCAAGGGGCACCCGCAGGCCCAGGCGTGGGACGACGCGCTGTCGGACGCGCGGTTCGAGTTCCGCTGGGAGGACCAGTTCGACCTGTCGCTCGACCCGGAGACGGCACGCTCGTTCCACGACGAGACGCTGCCGGCCGCGCCCGCCAAGACCGCGCACTTCTGCTCGATGTGCGGGCCCAAGTTCTGCTCGATGCGGATCAGCCACGAGATCAGGGACGCCGGGTACGCGGAGAAGGCGGCCGAGTTCAGGCGGCTCGGCGGCAACCTCTACGTGGACTAA
- a CDS encoding SDR family oxidoreductase has translation MSQTPPPQTQPYPGHTGEMAPEPRDEMRDYVGRDLLDGKKALITGGDSGIGRAVAVAFAKEGADVAIAYLSEHEDAAHTRKLVEEAGRRCVLLPGDLGDRAHCASVVEQAVSELGGLDVLVNNVAYQEPVSGLEELDDEQWEHTFAVNIHSYYRVTKAALPHLREGAAIVNTSSINGLRGNKSLIDYAATKGAINAFTYSMAQNLVERGIRVNAVAPGPVWTPLIPATMPEEKVAKFGEHVPMGRPADPDEIAPSYVFFAANRLSSYYTGEVLAPIGGETLPG, from the coding sequence ATGTCGCAGACACCACCACCCCAGACCCAGCCCTACCCGGGCCACACCGGCGAGATGGCGCCGGAGCCACGCGACGAGATGCGTGACTACGTGGGCCGTGACCTGCTCGACGGCAAGAAGGCGCTGATCACCGGCGGCGACTCGGGCATCGGCCGGGCGGTCGCGGTGGCGTTCGCCAAGGAGGGCGCGGACGTCGCGATCGCGTACCTGAGCGAGCACGAGGACGCCGCGCACACCCGCAAGCTGGTCGAGGAGGCCGGGCGGCGCTGCGTGCTGCTGCCCGGCGACCTCGGCGACCGCGCCCACTGCGCCTCCGTCGTGGAGCAGGCGGTGTCCGAGCTGGGCGGCCTGGACGTGCTGGTGAACAACGTGGCCTATCAGGAGCCCGTGAGCGGCCTGGAGGAGCTGGACGACGAGCAGTGGGAGCACACGTTCGCCGTCAACATCCACAGCTACTACCGCGTCACCAAGGCCGCGCTCCCGCACCTGCGCGAGGGCGCGGCCATCGTGAACACCTCCTCGATCAACGGCCTGCGCGGCAACAAGTCGCTGATCGACTACGCCGCCACCAAGGGCGCCATCAACGCCTTCACCTACTCCATGGCGCAGAACCTGGTCGAGCGCGGCATCCGGGTGAACGCCGTCGCGCCGGGACCGGTGTGGACGCCGCTGATCCCGGCGACCATGCCGGAGGAGAAGGTGGCCAAGTTCGGTGAGCACGTGCCGATGGGACGGCCCGCCGATCCGGACGAGATCGCCCCCTCGTACGTCTTCTTCGCCGCGAACCGGCTGTCGTCGTACTACACGGGCGAGGTGCTGGCCCCGATCGGCGGGGAGACCCTGCCGGGTTAG
- a CDS encoding glycine betaine ABC transporter substrate-binding protein, with product MRALPAVLLLVAVTACGLRPASSFVPPVEPGSIRPVPGLEGTPIRVTSKEFTEQLVLGKIAVLALTAAGADVADQTNVQGSVNARASLTRGDADLMWEYTGTGWITYLGQAKPIPDATAQYEAVRDLDLRENGIVWLPPAPLNNSYSIGATRATAERYGLTKISDVMKIPTAERTFCVDHEAFGRDDGFLGMLRGYGWTYGGDIPRANVRRVAVGILYNSIASGQCALGLVSTTDGRIKALDLVLLEDDRHFFPQYNAAVTMRRPLADAHPEIARIFAPISAKLTNDVMQDLNAQVDVDGDVPVLVARDWLRSQGFVK from the coding sequence GTGAGGGCACTCCCGGCGGTGCTGCTGCTCGTCGCGGTCACGGCGTGCGGGCTGCGGCCCGCCTCGTCGTTCGTGCCGCCGGTCGAGCCGGGCAGCATCCGGCCGGTGCCCGGCCTCGAAGGCACGCCGATCCGGGTGACGTCGAAGGAGTTCACGGAGCAGCTCGTGCTCGGCAAGATCGCGGTGCTCGCCCTCACCGCCGCCGGCGCGGACGTGGCCGACCAGACGAACGTGCAGGGCAGCGTGAACGCCCGCGCCTCGCTGACCAGGGGCGACGCCGACCTCATGTGGGAGTACACCGGCACCGGCTGGATCACCTACCTCGGCCAGGCGAAGCCGATCCCGGACGCGACCGCGCAGTACGAGGCCGTACGCGACCTCGACCTGCGCGAGAACGGCATCGTCTGGCTGCCTCCCGCACCGCTGAACAACAGCTACTCGATCGGCGCCACCCGCGCCACCGCCGAGAGGTACGGCCTGACGAAGATCTCGGACGTCATGAAGATCCCCACGGCGGAGCGCACGTTCTGCGTCGACCACGAGGCCTTCGGCCGCGACGACGGCTTCCTCGGCATGCTCAGGGGCTACGGCTGGACCTACGGCGGCGACATCCCTAGGGCGAACGTCCGCCGGGTGGCGGTCGGCATCCTGTACAACTCGATCGCCAGCGGCCAGTGCGCGCTGGGCCTGGTCAGCACCACGGACGGCCGGATCAAGGCGCTCGACCTGGTCCTGCTGGAGGACGACAGGCACTTCTTCCCGCAGTACAACGCGGCGGTGACCATGCGCCGCCCCCTCGCCGACGCGCATCCGGAGATCGCCCGGATCTTCGCGCCCATCAGCGCGAAGCTGACCAACGACGTGATGCAGGACCTCAACGCCCAGGTGGACGTGGACGGCGACGTACCGGTGCTGGTGGCCCGCGACTGGCTCAGGTCACAAGGATTCGTGAAATAG
- a CDS encoding ABC transporter permease yields MTVESAAAREATTPEPRIGRSWHVILPPLCYVLIGVAMVVYTQVAPLDSIERGSLNLTFLLRRTWEHIQLVFFSTVLVLVVALPLGVLLTRRALRRATPLVLSLVNLGQATPAVGLVVLLAVLFRIGFWTAVVALFAYSLLPTLRNTMVGIEQVDPRLVDAGRGIGMSAAGVLFKVELPMAVPVILSGVRTTLVLNVGTAGIAAFIGSGGLGDLITTGVSTQRNLVLITGCVLIAVLALFIDWLGGLAQRYLSPKGLS; encoded by the coding sequence GTGACCGTCGAGAGCGCGGCGGCCAGGGAGGCCACCACCCCGGAGCCGCGGATCGGGCGGTCGTGGCACGTGATCCTGCCGCCGCTGTGCTACGTGCTCATCGGCGTGGCGATGGTGGTCTACACGCAGGTGGCGCCGCTCGACAGCATCGAGCGGGGCTCGCTGAACCTGACGTTCCTGCTCAGGCGCACCTGGGAGCACATCCAGCTCGTGTTCTTCTCCACGGTGCTGGTGCTGGTGGTGGCGCTGCCGCTGGGCGTGCTGCTCACCCGGAGGGCGCTGCGCAGGGCGACGCCCCTCGTGCTGTCCCTGGTCAACCTGGGGCAGGCCACCCCGGCGGTGGGCCTGGTGGTGCTGCTGGCGGTGCTGTTCAGGATCGGGTTCTGGACGGCGGTGGTCGCGCTGTTCGCCTACAGCCTGCTGCCCACGCTGCGCAACACGATGGTGGGGATCGAGCAGGTGGACCCGCGGCTGGTGGACGCGGGAAGGGGCATCGGCATGTCCGCGGCCGGGGTGCTGTTCAAGGTGGAGCTGCCGATGGCGGTGCCGGTCATCCTGTCGGGCGTGCGGACCACGCTGGTGCTGAACGTGGGCACGGCCGGCATCGCGGCGTTCATCGGCTCCGGCGGGCTGGGCGACCTGATCACCACGGGGGTGAGCACGCAGCGCAACCTCGTGCTGATCACGGGATGCGTGCTGATCGCGGTGCTGGCGCTGTTCATCGACTGGCTGGGCGGGCTCGCGCAGCGTTACCTCTCGCCGAAGGGGCTCTCGTGA
- a CDS encoding ABC transporter ATP-binding protein (Members of the family are the ATP-binding subunit of ABC transporters for substrates such as betaine, L-proline or other amino acids, choline, carnitine, etc. The substrate specificity is best determined from the substrate-binding subunit, rather than this subunit, as it interacts with the permease subunit and not with substrate directly.): MADQATGGVPIELRKVTKAFPGGGEPAVQELDLNIPAGEIVVLLGPSGCGKTTTMRMINRLIEPTSGDIVIGGQSSRDIDPDRLRRHIGYVIQQAGLFPHMTVAANIAQVPKMLGWDRRRIAERVDELLTLVGLEPGRFRDSYPRRLSGGQQQRVGVARALAADPPVLLMDEPFGALDPISRERIQDELLRLQEELAKTIVFVTHDVDEALKIGDHIAIMQRPGHVVQYARPAEILTNPASEYVEQFLGAGSSMRLLRLTQVGDIELDQVPYATEDMDARDLVREVELDGRGYALVLDGMRRPLRWVAQSDLEGIHGPVGTAGDPITGSIGHRMTLQDALETLLNADTDFLPVLGRRRAYAGALSLATVQNAIQSIKARERERRLRRGEPR, translated from the coding sequence GTGGCTGACCAGGCCACCGGCGGCGTGCCGATCGAGCTGCGGAAGGTCACCAAGGCGTTCCCCGGCGGCGGCGAGCCGGCCGTACAGGAGCTGGACCTGAACATCCCGGCAGGCGAGATCGTGGTCCTGCTCGGCCCGTCGGGCTGCGGCAAGACGACCACCATGCGCATGATCAACCGCCTGATCGAGCCGACCTCGGGCGACATCGTCATCGGCGGCCAGAGCTCCCGCGACATCGACCCCGACCGCCTGCGCAGGCACATCGGGTACGTGATCCAGCAGGCCGGCCTGTTCCCGCACATGACGGTGGCCGCCAACATCGCCCAGGTGCCGAAGATGCTCGGCTGGGACCGCAGGCGCATCGCCGAGCGGGTGGACGAGCTGCTCACGCTGGTGGGCCTGGAGCCGGGGCGGTTCCGCGACAGCTACCCGCGCCGGCTCTCCGGCGGCCAGCAGCAGCGCGTCGGCGTGGCCAGGGCGCTGGCCGCCGACCCGCCCGTGCTGCTGATGGACGAGCCGTTCGGCGCGCTCGACCCCATCAGCCGCGAGCGCATCCAGGACGAGCTGCTGCGCCTGCAGGAGGAGCTGGCCAAGACGATCGTGTTCGTCACCCACGACGTGGACGAAGCACTCAAGATAGGCGACCACATCGCGATCATGCAGCGCCCCGGCCACGTCGTGCAGTACGCCAGACCGGCCGAGATCCTGACGAACCCGGCCAGCGAGTACGTCGAGCAGTTCCTCGGCGCCGGCTCCTCGATGCGGCTGCTGCGCCTGACCCAGGTGGGCGACATCGAGCTGGACCAGGTGCCGTACGCGACGGAGGACATGGACGCGCGCGACCTGGTACGCGAGGTCGAGCTCGACGGCCGCGGCTACGCGCTGGTCCTCGACGGCATGCGCCGCCCGCTCAGGTGGGTCGCCCAGAGCGACCTGGAAGGGATCCACGGCCCGGTCGGCACGGCCGGCGACCCCATCACCGGCTCGATCGGCCACCGCATGACCCTCCAGGACGCCCTGGAGACGCTGCTCAACGCCGACACCGACTTCCTGCCGGTGCTCGGCAGGCGCAGGGCGTACGCGGGGGCGCTGTCGCTGGCCACGGTGCAGAACGCTATCCAGTCCATCAAGGCCCGTGAGCGGGAGCGCCGCCTGCGCAGGGGCGAGCCCCGGTGA
- a CDS encoding ABC transporter permease codes for MNLWDYIEDRWDLIVFETVQHASMVAQCVLVAAVLGVLIGVATYRRPRPSAFATAAAGVVFTIPSLAMLGLLIPPLGLGVAPSVTAIVLYALLPIIRNTVVGLRGVDAMLVDAARGIGMSRRRSLTRVELPLAWPVILTGIRVATQLAMGIGAVAAYVSGPGLGEQIFSGLARLGGANAVNSALTGTIGVAILALLFDGCFVLLGRLTTPGTGAVRG; via the coding sequence ATGAACTTGTGGGATTACATCGAGGATCGATGGGACCTCATCGTCTTCGAGACCGTGCAGCACGCCAGCATGGTCGCCCAGTGCGTGCTGGTCGCGGCCGTCCTCGGTGTGCTCATCGGCGTGGCCACCTACCGCCGCCCCAGGCCCTCGGCCTTCGCCACGGCGGCCGCCGGAGTGGTGTTCACGATCCCGTCGCTGGCCATGCTCGGCCTGCTGATCCCCCCGCTCGGCCTCGGGGTGGCGCCGAGCGTGACCGCGATCGTGCTGTACGCGCTGCTGCCGATCATCCGCAACACCGTCGTCGGCCTGCGCGGCGTGGACGCGATGCTGGTCGACGCCGCCCGCGGCATCGGCATGAGCCGCCGCAGGTCGCTCACCAGGGTGGAGCTCCCGCTGGCCTGGCCGGTGATCCTGACCGGCATCCGGGTCGCCACGCAGCTCGCGATGGGCATCGGCGCCGTGGCCGCGTACGTCTCCGGCCCCGGCCTCGGCGAGCAGATCTTCTCGGGCCTGGCCAGGCTGGGCGGTGCGAACGCGGTCAACTCCGCCCTGACCGGCACGATCGGCGTGGCGATCCTCGCGCTCCTCTTCGACGGCTGCTTCGTCCTGCTGGGCCGCCTCACCACGCCGGGTACGGGGGCCGTCCGTGGCTGA